In one window of Paraburkholderia phymatum STM815 DNA:
- the cysW gene encoding sulfate ABC transporter permease subunit CysW, with the protein MSQDSAVLSRPAPNNANAARRPDPVTEPRAVRWVLTIIALLFLALFLVLPLVAVFYQALSKGIAFYFESLADPDAVSAIKLTLLTAAIAVPLNLVFGLAASWCIAKFEFRGKALLTTLIDLPFSVSPVISGLIYVLMFGAQGWFGPWLADHNVQIIFAVPGIVLATIFVTFPFVARELIPLMQAQGNDEEEAAHVLGASGWQIFRRVTLPNVKWGLLYGVILCNARAMGEFGAVSVVSGHIRGQTDTMPLHVEILYNEYNFSAAFAVASVLALLALVTLGLKLLAERHMSAELASANDVPAHAGPGSHSAAHSAAQPAAHSPEGATQHAAQPVQ; encoded by the coding sequence GTGAGCCAGGATTCCGCTGTGCTGTCGCGTCCGGCGCCGAATAACGCGAATGCCGCGCGCCGTCCCGATCCCGTCACCGAGCCGCGTGCTGTCCGCTGGGTCCTGACGATCATCGCGTTGCTGTTCCTCGCGCTGTTTCTGGTGCTGCCGCTCGTCGCCGTGTTCTATCAGGCGTTGAGCAAGGGCATTGCGTTCTACTTCGAGTCGCTTGCCGATCCCGATGCGGTGTCCGCGATCAAGCTCACGCTGCTGACGGCCGCGATCGCCGTGCCGCTCAATCTCGTGTTCGGACTCGCGGCGTCGTGGTGTATCGCGAAGTTCGAGTTTCGCGGCAAGGCCTTGCTGACGACGCTGATCGACTTGCCGTTTTCGGTGTCGCCCGTGATCTCCGGCCTGATCTACGTGCTGATGTTCGGCGCGCAGGGCTGGTTCGGGCCGTGGCTTGCCGATCACAACGTGCAGATCATCTTCGCGGTGCCGGGTATCGTGCTCGCGACCATCTTCGTCACGTTCCCGTTCGTTGCCCGAGAACTGATTCCGCTGATGCAGGCGCAAGGCAATGACGAGGAAGAAGCCGCGCACGTGCTCGGCGCATCGGGCTGGCAGATCTTCCGGCGCGTCACGCTGCCGAACGTCAAGTGGGGTCTGCTGTATGGCGTGATTCTCTGCAACGCGCGTGCGATGGGCGAGTTCGGCGCGGTGTCGGTGGTGTCGGGCCACATTCGCGGGCAGACGGACACGATGCCCCTGCACGTCGAGATTCTCTACAACGAATATAACTTTTCGGCGGCCTTCGCCGTGGCGTCGGTGCTCGCGTTGCTGGCACTCGTCACGCTCGGCCTGAAGCTGCTGGCCGAGCGCCACATGTCGGCGGAACTGGCGAGTGCGAACGATGTGCCTGCGCATGCCGGTCCCGGTTCACATTCCGCTGCACATTCCGCTGCACAGCCGGCCGCACATTCGCCTGAGGGTGCGACCCAGCACGCGGCACAACCGGTTCAGTAA
- a CDS encoding type II asparaginase has translation MAATCASLTIAAMNTSTLTSASRALPRIAVLATGGTIAGAAPDATNTSGYQAGVVGVGQLLAAVPSLASVANVQAEQVASVDSKDMALALWVTLAQRVNTLLDRDEIDGIVITHGTDTLEETAYLLHLTVKSDKPVVLTAAMRPSSALSADGPLNLLNAVTVAGKDEARGQGVLVAFNNRIHSARDVVKTSTYAVDAFHSPEIGALGWVQDGRVEFQRGVVRPHTNASPFAIGSVASAWPLVEIVGSYAGASRVAVDALVAAGVKGIVVAGTGNGSIHATVQTALAEAAAKGVAIVRSSRVGSGHVMRNGAASDDALGFITAGALNPYKARVLLMLALASGQATPVALQQVFDTY, from the coding sequence ATGGCGGCGACGTGTGCTTCGCTTACAATCGCCGCCATGAATACTTCCACTCTTACCTCTGCATCGCGGGCGCTCCCGCGCATTGCCGTGCTCGCTACGGGCGGCACGATCGCGGGCGCGGCGCCCGACGCGACCAATACATCCGGCTATCAGGCAGGCGTCGTCGGCGTCGGGCAACTGCTGGCCGCCGTGCCGTCGCTGGCATCGGTGGCGAACGTTCAGGCCGAACAGGTCGCGAGCGTCGACAGCAAGGACATGGCCCTCGCGCTATGGGTCACGCTCGCGCAACGCGTCAATACGTTGCTGGATCGCGACGAGATCGACGGCATCGTCATCACGCACGGCACCGACACGCTCGAAGAAACCGCCTATCTGCTGCATCTGACCGTGAAGAGCGACAAGCCCGTCGTGCTGACAGCTGCGATGCGGCCATCGTCGGCGCTTTCCGCGGACGGTCCGCTGAATCTGCTCAACGCGGTGACCGTCGCGGGCAAGGACGAAGCCAGAGGGCAGGGCGTGCTGGTCGCGTTCAACAACCGGATTCATAGCGCCCGCGATGTCGTGAAGACGAGCACCTATGCCGTCGATGCCTTTCATTCGCCGGAAATCGGTGCGCTCGGTTGGGTGCAGGATGGCCGCGTCGAATTTCAGCGCGGCGTTGTGCGGCCGCATACGAATGCGTCACCGTTTGCGATCGGTTCCGTTGCGTCGGCATGGCCCCTGGTGGAGATCGTCGGCAGCTATGCGGGTGCGTCGCGTGTCGCCGTCGATGCGCTCGTGGCTGCCGGCGTGAAGGGCATCGTCGTCGCCGGGACGGGCAACGGTTCCATCCACGCGACGGTCCAGACCGCGCTCGCGGAAGCAGCGGCGAAGGGTGTGGCGATCGTGCGCTCATCGCGTGTCGGCTCAGGGCATGTAATGCGCAACGGCGCGGCCTCTGACGATGCGCTCGGCTTCATCACGGCGGGTGCGCTCAATCCGTACAAGGCGCGTGTGTTGCTGATGCTTGCGCTCGCATCGGGACAGGCGACGCCGGTAGCATTGCAGCAGGTCTTCGATACGTACTAG
- a CDS encoding 2-hydroxy-3-oxopropionate reductase — protein sequence MAKIGFIGLGIMGAHMARNLIKGGHALVVNGAYPVPEDLARTTTVVADSTAVAQAADIVVIMVPDTPDVANVLFADDGVAKGLTKGKLVIDMSSISPLDTQAFAKKINELGCDYLDAPVSGGEIGARDATLTIMVGGPQKSFDLAKPLFELMGKNISLIGENGAGQTCKVANQIIVALNIEAVAEALLFAARSGADPERVRKALMGGFASSRILEVHGERMTKRTFNPGFRIELHQKDLNLALDGARKLGIALPHTASAQQLFSVCAANGGKAWDHSAMVRALEIMANFEVAQAPAADQKAA from the coding sequence ATGGCAAAGATCGGTTTCATCGGCCTCGGCATCATGGGCGCGCACATGGCGCGCAACCTCATCAAGGGCGGCCACGCGCTGGTCGTGAATGGCGCGTATCCCGTGCCGGAAGATCTCGCCCGGACGACGACGGTCGTTGCCGATTCGACGGCTGTCGCGCAGGCCGCCGACATCGTCGTGATCATGGTTCCCGACACGCCCGACGTCGCGAACGTGCTGTTCGCCGATGACGGCGTCGCGAAGGGCCTGACGAAGGGCAAGCTCGTGATCGACATGAGCTCGATCTCGCCGCTCGACACGCAGGCGTTCGCAAAGAAAATCAACGAACTGGGCTGCGACTATCTCGACGCGCCAGTTTCCGGCGGTGAGATCGGCGCACGGGATGCGACGCTGACAATCATGGTCGGCGGCCCGCAGAAGTCGTTCGATCTCGCCAAGCCGTTGTTCGAGCTGATGGGGAAGAACATTTCGCTGATCGGCGAGAACGGTGCGGGCCAGACGTGCAAGGTCGCGAACCAGATCATCGTCGCGCTGAACATCGAGGCTGTCGCCGAAGCGCTGCTCTTCGCGGCACGCTCGGGTGCCGATCCGGAGCGCGTACGCAAGGCATTGATGGGTGGCTTCGCATCGTCGCGCATTCTCGAAGTGCATGGCGAGCGCATGACGAAGCGCACGTTCAACCCGGGCTTCCGAATCGAGTTGCACCAGAAGGATCTGAACCTCGCACTTGACGGCGCACGCAAGCTCGGCATCGCACTGCCCCATACGGCGAGCGCGCAGCAGTTGTTCAGCGTGTGCGCGGCGAACGGCGGCAAGGCGTGGGATCACTCGGCGATGGTGCGCGCGCTTGAAATCATGGCGAATTTCGAAGTGGCGCAGGCGCCGGCGGCCGATCAGAAGGCTGCTTGA
- the gcl gene encoding glyoxylate carboligase, translated as MAKMRAVDAAVLVLEKEGIDTAFGVPGAAINPFYSAMRKAGNISHVLARHVEGASHMAEGYTRAAPGNIGVCIGTSGPAGTDMITGLYSASADSIPILAITGQAPRARLYKEDFQAVDIESIAKPVTKWAVTVREPALVPRVFQQAFHLMRSGRPGPVLVDLPIDVQLAEIEFDIDTYEPLPVYKPKATRKQIEAALTLLNDSAKPLIVSGGGVLNAAAEDLLVRFAETIGVPVIPTLMSWGAIPDDHPLMAGMVGLQTSHRYGNATMLASDFVLGIGNRWANRHTGSVEVYTKGRKFVHVDIEPTQIGRVFGPDLGIVSDAKAAIELFIEVAQEWKAAGKLKDRSAWVEECQARKRTLQRKTHFENVPIKPQRVYEEMNKVFGRDTCYVSTIGLSQIAAAQFLHVFKARNWINCGQAGPLGWTIPAALGVRAADPQRPIVALSGDYDFQFMIEELAVGAQFKLPYVHVVVNNSYLGLIRQAQRAFDMDYCVQLAFDNINAPEVEGYGVDHVAVAEGLGCKAIRVFKPEDIQPALQKAQSMLSEFNVPVIVEVILERVTNISMGTEIDAINEFEELAITRADAPSAVTLLD; from the coding sequence ATGGCCAAGATGAGAGCCGTCGACGCAGCGGTGCTCGTGCTCGAAAAAGAAGGCATCGACACGGCTTTCGGCGTTCCCGGCGCCGCCATCAACCCGTTCTACTCGGCCATGCGCAAGGCGGGCAACATCAGCCACGTGCTCGCACGCCATGTCGAAGGGGCGTCGCACATGGCCGAAGGCTACACGCGTGCTGCGCCGGGCAATATTGGGGTGTGCATTGGCACGTCGGGCCCTGCGGGCACCGACATGATCACGGGCCTCTACTCCGCTTCCGCCGATTCGATCCCGATTCTTGCGATCACGGGCCAGGCGCCGCGCGCGCGCCTGTACAAGGAAGACTTCCAGGCTGTCGATATCGAATCGATCGCGAAGCCCGTCACGAAGTGGGCCGTCACGGTTCGCGAGCCGGCCCTCGTGCCGCGCGTGTTCCAGCAGGCCTTCCATCTGATGCGCTCGGGCCGCCCTGGCCCCGTGCTGGTCGACCTGCCCATCGACGTGCAACTCGCCGAAATCGAATTCGACATCGACACCTACGAACCGCTGCCCGTCTACAAGCCGAAAGCGACGCGCAAGCAGATCGAAGCGGCGCTCACGCTGCTCAACGATTCGGCGAAGCCGTTGATCGTCTCCGGCGGCGGCGTGCTCAACGCTGCCGCTGAAGACCTGCTCGTGCGGTTTGCCGAAACGATCGGCGTGCCCGTGATCCCGACGCTGATGTCGTGGGGCGCGATTCCCGACGATCACCCGCTGATGGCGGGCATGGTCGGCCTGCAGACGTCACATCGTTACGGCAACGCGACGATGCTCGCGTCCGACTTCGTGCTCGGCATCGGTAATCGCTGGGCGAACCGGCACACGGGCAGCGTCGAGGTCTATACGAAGGGCCGCAAGTTCGTGCACGTCGATATCGAACCGACACAGATCGGCCGTGTGTTCGGTCCGGATCTCGGCATCGTGTCCGACGCGAAGGCCGCGATCGAACTGTTCATTGAAGTTGCGCAGGAATGGAAGGCGGCTGGCAAGCTGAAGGACCGCAGCGCATGGGTCGAGGAATGCCAGGCTCGCAAGCGCACGCTGCAGCGCAAGACGCACTTCGAAAACGTGCCGATCAAGCCGCAGCGCGTGTACGAAGAAATGAACAAGGTGTTCGGCCGCGATACATGCTACGTGAGCACGATCGGCCTGTCGCAGATCGCTGCCGCGCAGTTCCTGCACGTGTTCAAGGCGCGCAACTGGATCAACTGCGGCCAGGCAGGCCCGCTCGGCTGGACGATTCCGGCCGCGCTCGGCGTGCGTGCTGCCGATCCGCAGCGCCCCATCGTCGCGCTGTCGGGCGACTACGACTTCCAGTTCATGATCGAAGAACTGGCCGTGGGCGCACAGTTCAAGCTGCCGTACGTGCATGTCGTCGTGAACAACTCGTATCTGGGCCTGATCCGCCAGGCACAGCGCGCGTTCGACATGGACTACTGCGTGCAGCTCGCGTTCGACAACATCAACGCACCGGAAGTCGAAGGTTATGGCGTCGATCACGTGGCAGTGGCGGAAGGGCTCGGCTGCAAGGCGATCCGCGTGTTCAAGCCGGAAGACATCCAGCCCGCACTGCAAAAGGCGCAGTCGATGCTCTCCGAGTTCAACGTGCCCGTGATCGTCGAAGTGATCCTCGAGCGTGTGACGAACATTTCGATGGGCACCGAGATCGACGCGATCAACGAGTTCGAAGAGCTCGCCATCACGCGCGCCGATGCACCGAGCGCAGTCACGCTGCTCGACTGA
- the cysT gene encoding sulfate ABC transporter permease subunit CysT, with protein MTTLTFRKPSAIPGFGVTLGITVAYLSLVVLIPLAATFLKTATLDWSQFVRAVTSPRVLASYRLTFFAALGGALINAVFGFLVAWVLVRYRFPFKRIVDAVVDLPFALPTSVAGISLAAIYSGNGWIGQFLEPLGIKIAFTPAGVLVALTFIGLPFVVRTVQPVLEEFEREQEEAAACLGASRWLTFRRVVLPAVFPALLTGFALAFARALGEYGSVIFIAGNVPMKSEITSLLIITKLEQYDYAGATALAVVMLVVSFVMLLLINTLQWYLQRRTSRGRTAPTVAPSTAVAATGGVQ; from the coding sequence ATGACGACGTTGACCTTTCGCAAGCCGAGCGCGATACCCGGTTTCGGCGTGACGCTCGGCATCACCGTGGCGTATCTGAGCCTCGTGGTGCTGATTCCGCTCGCAGCCACTTTCCTCAAGACGGCGACCCTCGACTGGAGCCAGTTCGTGCGCGCCGTCACGTCGCCGCGTGTGCTGGCGTCGTACCGGCTGACGTTCTTCGCGGCACTCGGCGGCGCGTTGATCAATGCGGTGTTCGGCTTTCTGGTCGCGTGGGTGCTGGTGCGCTATCGCTTCCCGTTCAAGCGGATCGTCGATGCCGTCGTCGATCTGCCGTTCGCGCTGCCGACTTCCGTGGCGGGCATTTCGCTCGCGGCGATCTATTCAGGCAACGGCTGGATCGGCCAGTTTCTCGAACCGCTCGGCATCAAGATCGCCTTCACTCCGGCGGGCGTGCTGGTCGCGCTGACCTTTATCGGCTTGCCGTTCGTCGTGCGGACGGTGCAGCCCGTGCTCGAGGAGTTCGAGCGCGAGCAGGAAGAGGCGGCCGCGTGCCTCGGCGCGTCGCGCTGGCTGACATTCCGCCGCGTCGTTCTGCCTGCCGTGTTTCCCGCGCTGCTGACGGGCTTCGCGCTGGCGTTCGCGCGCGCGCTGGGTGAATATGGCTCGGTGATCTTCATCGCCGGCAATGTGCCGATGAAGTCCGAGATCACGTCGCTGCTCATCATCACGAAGCTCGAGCAATACGACTATGCGGGCGCAACGGCGCTCGCCGTGGTGATGCTGGTGGTGTCGTTCGTGATGCTGCTGTTGATCAACACGCTGCAGTGGTATCTGCAGCGGCGCACGAGCCGCGGGCGCACCGCGCCCACTGTTGCGCCTTCGACAGCCGTCGCCGCAACGGGAGGTGTGCAGTGA
- a CDS encoding sulfate/molybdate ABC transporter ATP-binding protein: MGITVRNLQKRFGDFTALDNVSLDFPPGELVALLGPSGCGKTTLLRVIAGLEYADAGQVVLQGQDVAEVGARERNVGFVFQHYALFRHMTVFENVAFGLRVKPRKERPSEALIREKVHELLKLVQLDWLAQRYPSELSGGQRQRIALARALAVEPKVLLLDEPFGALDAKVRKELRSWLRRLHDDLHISTIFVTHDQEEALEVADRIVVLNHGHVEQVGSPQDVYDHPQTSFVYEFLGAANRLHGSVDSNGFVVDGAAQPITIEANFRGRAFAYVRPHDLVLYPQASGHRDGIVVGVRRVVPLGGSVRVELEGHEGHVLEAELDREAWRELQLNVGDGVTAVPRALRVFPAH, from the coding sequence ATGGGCATTACCGTACGCAATCTGCAAAAACGCTTTGGCGACTTCACCGCCCTCGACAACGTCTCGCTCGATTTTCCACCGGGCGAGCTGGTCGCGTTGCTCGGGCCGTCCGGTTGTGGCAAGACCACGTTGCTGCGCGTGATCGCGGGCCTCGAATATGCCGATGCCGGCCAAGTCGTGCTGCAGGGCCAGGACGTCGCGGAAGTGGGTGCGCGCGAGCGCAATGTCGGCTTCGTGTTCCAGCACTACGCACTGTTCCGTCACATGACCGTGTTCGAGAACGTCGCGTTCGGTCTGCGCGTGAAGCCGCGCAAGGAGCGTCCGTCCGAAGCCCTGATCCGCGAGAAGGTGCATGAACTGCTCAAGCTCGTGCAGCTCGACTGGCTCGCGCAACGCTACCCGTCGGAGCTGTCGGGCGGTCAGCGTCAGCGCATCGCGCTGGCGCGTGCGCTCGCCGTCGAGCCGAAGGTGCTGCTGCTCGACGAGCCGTTCGGCGCGCTCGACGCGAAGGTGCGCAAGGAGCTGCGCAGCTGGCTGCGGCGTCTGCACGACGATCTGCATATCTCGACGATCTTCGTCACGCATGACCAGGAAGAGGCGCTCGAAGTCGCGGACCGCATCGTCGTGCTGAATCACGGGCATGTCGAACAGGTGGGCAGTCCGCAGGACGTGTACGACCATCCGCAGACCTCGTTCGTCTACGAGTTTCTCGGCGCGGCGAACCGCCTGCACGGCAGTGTCGACAGCAACGGCTTCGTCGTCGATGGCGCGGCGCAACCGATCACGATCGAAGCGAACTTCCGGGGCCGGGCGTTCGCCTACGTGCGTCCGCACGATCTCGTGCTGTATCCGCAGGCGTCCGGGCATCGCGACGGAATCGTCGTCGGCGTGCGGCGCGTGGTGCCGCTCGGCGGGTCGGTGCGCGTCGAGCTCGAAGGACACGAAGGGCACGTGCTCGAAGCGGAACTGGATCGCGAAGCATGGCGGGAACTGCAGTTGAACGTCGGCGACGGCGTGACGGCCGTGCCGCGTGCATTGCGCGTGTTTCCGGCACATTGA
- the otnI gene encoding 2-oxo-tetronate isomerase — translation MPKFAANLTMLFNEVPFLDRFAAAADAGFDAVEFLFPYPYQIADLSERLEQNKLKLVLHNLPAGNWEAGERGIASLPDRVSEFQEGVGRAIEYAKALKVPQLNCLVGIPKNVEADKARATIVDNLRFAAAALKKEGIRLLVEPCNSYDIPGFALNRSSEGLDVIQAVGSDNLFLQYDIYHMQRMEGELAATIKKHFAQIAHIQLADNPGRNEPGTGEINYPFLFDLLDSLGYQGYVGCEYKPRTTTSEGLGWLESIAGVKRAHASA, via the coding sequence ATGCCGAAATTTGCCGCGAATCTCACGATGCTGTTCAACGAAGTCCCGTTCCTCGACCGCTTTGCTGCCGCTGCCGATGCGGGCTTCGATGCCGTCGAATTTCTGTTCCCCTACCCGTATCAGATCGCCGACCTGTCGGAGCGCCTCGAGCAGAACAAGCTGAAGCTGGTGCTGCACAACCTGCCCGCCGGCAACTGGGAAGCGGGCGAGCGCGGTATCGCGTCGCTGCCGGATCGCGTGAGCGAGTTCCAGGAAGGCGTCGGCCGCGCGATCGAATACGCAAAGGCACTGAAGGTGCCGCAATTGAACTGCCTTGTCGGCATTCCAAAGAACGTCGAGGCCGACAAGGCTCGCGCGACGATCGTCGACAACCTGCGCTTCGCCGCTGCCGCGCTGAAGAAAGAAGGCATCCGGCTGCTGGTCGAACCGTGCAACTCGTACGACATTCCGGGCTTCGCGCTGAACCGTTCGTCGGAAGGACTGGACGTGATTCAGGCCGTCGGATCCGACAACCTGTTCCTGCAATACGACATCTATCACATGCAACGGATGGAAGGCGAACTCGCTGCGACGATCAAGAAGCACTTCGCGCAGATCGCGCACATCCAGCTCGCCGACAACCCGGGCCGCAACGAACCGGGCACGGGCGAAATCAACTATCCGTTCCTGTTCGATCTGCTCGATTCGCTCGGCTACCAGGGCTACGTCGGCTGCGAGTACAAGCCGCGCACGACGACGTCCGAAGGCCTCGGCTGGCTGGAAAGCATCGCGGGTGTGAAGCGCGCGCATGCATCGGCCTGA
- a CDS encoding CysB family HTH-type transcriptional regulator, with protein sequence MNFQQLRFVREAVRQNMNLTEVANVLYTSQSGVSKQIKDLEDELGVDIFIRRGKRLTGLTEPGKAVHQLIERMLLDAENLRRVARQYADQDNGHLVVATTHTQARYALPKVVRQFTEVYPKVHLALRQGNPQQIAQMIINGEADIGISTEALDRYPDIVTFPCYSWHHVVVVPKGHPLVGRVNLSLEEIAEYPIVTYDQDFTGRSHIDSAFAKAGALPDVVLTAIDADVIKTYVELGMGIGIVAAMAFDPKRDTELVALDTQHLFEASTTRVGLRKGAFLRAYAYRLIEMFAPQLHEADIASQLREAA encoded by the coding sequence ATGAATTTTCAGCAGTTGCGCTTCGTGCGCGAAGCCGTGCGGCAGAACATGAACCTGACGGAAGTCGCGAACGTGCTGTACACGTCGCAGTCGGGTGTGTCGAAGCAGATCAAGGATCTCGAGGACGAGCTGGGCGTCGATATTTTCATTCGACGCGGCAAGCGCCTGACGGGGCTCACTGAGCCGGGCAAGGCCGTGCATCAGTTGATCGAGCGCATGCTGCTCGACGCCGAGAACCTGCGCCGCGTCGCGCGCCAGTATGCGGACCAGGACAACGGCCACCTCGTCGTCGCGACGACGCACACGCAGGCGCGCTATGCGTTGCCGAAGGTGGTGCGCCAGTTCACCGAGGTCTATCCGAAGGTGCATCTCGCGCTGCGCCAGGGCAACCCGCAGCAGATCGCGCAGATGATCATCAACGGCGAGGCGGACATCGGTATTTCGACGGAAGCGCTCGACCGCTATCCCGACATCGTGACGTTCCCTTGCTATTCGTGGCATCACGTTGTGGTCGTGCCGAAGGGGCATCCGCTCGTGGGCCGCGTGAACCTGTCGCTCGAAGAGATCGCCGAGTACCCGATCGTCACATACGACCAGGACTTCACGGGCCGCTCGCATATCGACTCGGCGTTCGCGAAGGCGGGTGCGCTGCCCGACGTCGTGCTGACGGCCATCGATGCCGATGTGATCAAGACCTACGTCGAACTCGGCATGGGCATCGGCATCGTCGCGGCGATGGCATTCGATCCGAAGCGCGACACGGAACTCGTCGCACTGGATACGCAGCATCTGTTCGAAGCGAGCACGACGCGTGTCGGCTTGCGCAAGGGCGCGTTTCTGCGCGCGTATGCGTACCGTCTCATCGAAATGTTCGCACCGCAACTCCACGAAGCGGATATCGCGAGCCAGCTGCGCGAAGCAGCCTGA
- a CDS encoding PQQ-dependent sugar dehydrogenase has translation MNAFLKRVPLAVSAALAMFSAAQAAQDNVQTLSSLKTTRNSKPAQTVPQTGARADALRENLRAIKLPPGFRIELYAVVPEARAMAVAPSTGVVFVGTRGDRVWRVTDRTRRRVADEVVQFASSVAFKVPNAVCFSPDGVLYVVEQNRVLAFPAAQYLGEGGRDVAANVVVPQGKLIPTQFESLSHGAHYCRVGPDQKLYIALGQPWNVPPKYKLAELDRNGLAGIIRLDRNGKNREVFSHGVRNSVGLDFNPKDKTLWFTDNQVDGMGDDIPPGELNHATRAGANYGFPWYGGGKVRTQEYRNETPPAGVVFPAVEYAAHAADLGMSFYTGTMFPQKYRGGIFDAEHGSWNRTKPIGARVMFTAVKDDGSVGETEVFAEGWLTPTGEYTGRPVDVQQLQDGSLLVSDDYAGAVYRISYAK, from the coding sequence ATGAACGCATTCTTGAAGCGCGTGCCGCTTGCCGTCAGCGCGGCGCTCGCGATGTTTTCCGCGGCACAGGCCGCGCAGGACAATGTGCAGACGTTGTCGAGCTTGAAGACGACGCGCAACAGCAAACCGGCCCAGACGGTGCCTCAGACGGGCGCGCGTGCGGATGCGCTGCGCGAGAACCTGAGGGCGATCAAGCTGCCGCCGGGCTTCAGGATCGAACTCTACGCCGTCGTGCCGGAGGCGCGTGCGATGGCGGTGGCGCCGTCTACTGGGGTGGTGTTCGTGGGCACGCGCGGGGATCGCGTGTGGCGGGTGACGGACCGAACCAGGCGGCGGGTCGCTGACGAGGTCGTGCAATTCGCGAGTTCCGTCGCGTTCAAGGTGCCCAATGCCGTGTGCTTTTCACCGGACGGCGTGCTGTATGTCGTCGAACAGAATCGCGTGCTGGCTTTTCCTGCCGCGCAGTACCTCGGCGAGGGCGGCCGGGACGTGGCCGCGAACGTTGTGGTGCCGCAGGGCAAGCTGATTCCGACGCAGTTCGAGAGCCTCAGTCATGGCGCGCACTATTGCCGCGTCGGCCCCGACCAGAAGTTGTATATCGCGCTGGGTCAGCCCTGGAACGTGCCGCCCAAATACAAGCTCGCTGAACTCGACCGCAACGGTCTGGCGGGCATCATACGCCTCGATCGGAACGGGAAGAACCGCGAAGTGTTTTCGCACGGCGTGCGCAATTCGGTGGGCCTCGATTTCAATCCAAAGGACAAGACGCTGTGGTTCACCGACAACCAGGTGGACGGCATGGGCGACGACATCCCCCCGGGCGAACTGAATCACGCAACCAGAGCGGGTGCGAACTACGGCTTCCCGTGGTATGGCGGCGGCAAGGTGCGCACGCAGGAGTACAGGAACGAAACGCCGCCGGCGGGCGTCGTGTTTCCGGCCGTCGAGTACGCGGCGCATGCGGCCGATCTCGGTATGTCGTTCTATACGGGGACGATGTTTCCGCAGAAGTACCGGGGCGGTATTTTCGATGCCGAGCATGGCTCGTGGAATCGCACGAAGCCGATCGGCGCCCGCGTCATGTTCACAGCGGTCAAGGATGATGGCTCTGTCGGTGAGACAGAGGTGTTTGCTGAAGGGTGGCTCACGCCGACAGGAGAGTACACGGGACGACCCGTCGACGTTCAGCAACTGCAGGATGGGTCGTTGTTGGTATCCGACGATTATGCTGGTGCTGTGTATCGGATTTCTTACGCGAAATGA